DNA from Antennarius striatus isolate MH-2024 chromosome 1, ASM4005453v1, whole genome shotgun sequence:
GGAGCGGAAACACCCAAACAGAACGGTCCTGAAAACAGATGGATTGAAATTGCATTCAGTGCATCTCATTTATAATGACAATCAAGCTGAGCCTTCAGCCTGGTAAAGGCCTCAGCACACCAATGGAGTTCTCAACTGTTCAAACCTACCATGACATTTTGTTGCGACATAAATAATAGATGATCACAAGAGGAGGCTGTTATTGTGCATCTAATCAcggtatttattttttcaaaggcTGTGTTCACTCAGCAGGTATAGTACAGCCAATAATCACTGTATATCTacatatttaaaagaaattagATGTTCAACCCCTGTAAACACAgctcattaaatattttgtatttaattatgTTGGAGTGAATGTGAGATTTGTCAATTATTTTTCACTCTGAGTAATTAAAGTCTTGTCTTGCGCTTTAGTCTTGATTTATACATCAACATATTAATATGCTCTGGACCTGAGtcagacaataaatgttttggCAGGTTTGCAGCTCTTACTGCTGCTTGTAAAATCATCACCAAAGCATCTCAGATGATTCAGTGCAAGTAAATCAGTATCAATTCTGCCTTCTTGATTGTCATAACATGTCAAATGTTAATGCTACCACTGCTCAGAGTCAACAAGactaaatgaatttaaaagaaatttacATATCTCAGTAATAATTAGGATATGTGATCTGTCTCCACCTGGTGGAGACAGATCACATGCCCTAAACTGAAAAATTCTCCAGCTGGTGGGGAGTTCCAGGCATTTATTTAATCATGTTGGTTAATatccttctttaaaaaaaaaaaaaaatccactctcCTGTATTTTCAATTCCATATTGGCCAGTTGGTAAACAGGGAGAACTGTTTGATTAAAACAAAGTCGTTCCTTTTAAGCTTTCAAAATGTGTTATAGCTGTGTTATTAATGTGTGGCGATAAACTGTGTGATCATTTTAATAAAGATGAACAGATAATCAGACGTTTCTTGTGGATCTTTCATGTTAAATGAGAATGTTTtgagttttcattttttaccaAGAGTTAAAGATAATTtgatttatataatatttatagtCAAAATGTGTTAGTGGATTCCAAAAAAATATCCTTAGTGAAACTGACAACGGAAAGggatttatttatgatttacaCTACAAAGTTTTGAAATGTTATTCAGTTTGATTTTAATCTTTGGGGCTGAATATAAATTCTTATACTTTGATAAATCTATAGTATTGTACAGCATGATTTGTGTCTGTCATTtcgaaatgtttttaaaataggcATAAACCAGGAGTGGTACTAATGCAGATGACATCTGAAAACTATCACATAAAAGAGTTTGGCCCTCAACAACTGCAAGgcgtaaaaattattttactactgtatttaattcagaaaaataatttatttcatgtaaataaaacaatataaaatttaattatttaactttaatatattaaattacTTATTTCATTGAATTATTTATATAGGCGAAACAAGTATGGTGGGCCCTACATGGCACAGAGTGATGCACATGGATACAGGGTGATGCACATCAACATAAAGTGATGCTGGTACCTCAGTACTGAGATATGTGGCTCGGTTCTCTTCTTCAAGTCATCTGACTGTACGGAACAAAAACACAGTAACGTAAATAAAACACCAACAACCACTGAAATAAATCAGTAAAAACATCTGCTTGATCAGCAACCTGTTGAAATTTGTACAGATCGTTTGACTTGTTGTGAAAACCGAGCTCCAGCAGTTCTCTCTGCAGGTTCTCTACGAAAGCCTCGCTGCTTAGGAAGTTCCTAATGATGCAGTGAGGGAAGGGTTGGCAGTCCAACTCCAGATCTCCTAGAAACAAGTGACACACGATCATCAGTGTGCAGGACACGATGATCCTGTGCTTATGCACAGGATCTACTAAACCAGAGGTGTCAATCTCATTTTCACAGAGGGACACATcggcataatggctgtccttaaATAGCCAGATGTAACtcacaaatgtaactaaatacaactaaatgtaaagtaaatgtaactacagtactctgtaatgttaaataactgaatttattacttattcaagttacaaacattacagttacacaaaaaaaaagtgtttgcttgtttctctgttataacataaatcctgttaatttgtcaggttattaaacccacagaactccatcaatcaaggatcaaactatccaagagaataataaaaaaaaccatcaaacacaagtaaggacattaactttgttcacaatgtttttctcaaagttaaaatggtcttaattactgcattgtgggaaatgtttgtttgttttttgtcaaagcacattctgaccttttattctctcgcggCCCGCATAatatgatgtggagggccacatttggccccggggccttgagtttgacagatGTGTATTACATAAACCCAACATGGACAACTggacaattaaaaacataaaatgtgcaCATCATCAGGGATTTTAAcgtttttgtttctgctgttgcaGTAAGTAAGTACTATGACATAAAATGAAACTGACCGTGGCTGAACTGAGTCCTGCGgctccacgcctccttcacggCCGCCTTCACCCGCTCGTCTCCTAAAACTGAACTGAGATTCGCCGCTTCTTCGCGGGGCTTTTTCTTCCGGTTCTTCGCGGTCTTGTCGCCGTCGCCCCGCTGCCGCTTGGAGGCCATGGCGCCGGGACGTCAGCGGTGGTGTCGGCTGGTTCACACCGGCTTCATGCACAGATTCAGTCCGACTTCTACCACATTGACAGGAGTTACGAGAGTCGCTGCGAATGGTTCATCCGTCGCGCATGAATGACGTATTcgcactttttttgtttgtttttttgccctgcGTACGGACTTGAAGGCAGAATGGGGGAAAGAATGAATTTAAATCTCATTCTCAAACACCCAAACTACATATCCTGATTTTACATCAACCAGATCAGTAACTTTCATAAGTTGTCAATTTAGATCCTTCTCTCCTTTTGAATAACTTGATTCAATAATTAACGTTTGCAGACATGAAAACTGATTTTATATTTGGATTGCTTTTAAAGAGGCTTTAGATAGTTATTAACAAACTATTTCAATCTTTCGTTGGAAATTCAAGGCGAAACAACTTTTTACGACAGGACACACTGATCAAGGTCCAGGTTGAAATGCTTCCGATTTCAGCAcggacaaatatttattttggctGAAATATTATTGTTAATTTCACTTCGTGCCCCAGCATTGAACATTTGTTGACAATGTTAGCAAGATCTCAGCTTGCAAGTATCAGCCTCACAAAGGCAATCATGTAAACACCCTTCAAACACACCAATTTCACTGTCATCAGAAATACTTTTGATAGTTTTCCACACACTGTTAACAGTTTTTTAACATGCACCATGTAACCAACCACATACTctacattttataaaaacacactcaaaaggatttctttattttaaaaaaaagcattgttACAGGTTAAAATAACAGGAAAATCAATTATGTAGTTTGTTCAATCAAACATGGGCCTTCTCCGAGGACATAAAACCAGTTTCTTAGTCACACTGCAACAGACTTGaatactacaaaaaaaattagtttctcaagataaaaaaaagaacataaacaCGACAATTTCCTTTTCTTCTAACAGTATCAACACCCCTGTGAAAATGTCAATATACCTGACATTACAAGCTTTTCTTTTGTGACAATCAAAGAtgagacatttttttcatcaaattgTCTCTCATCTTCAGTCCGACAGGGCTGCACTCACAGAGACAACCAGACGTACCTCTGTCCAGTGCACTTAATTATAAATGAAGTTGAacctaaaaaaagaacaataatttttacttaagaatTCAGTTCGTCGAAAGACTCGTAATAAAAAAagctgaatgaataaaaaaaaaatttttttcaaaaaggagGAAGGTTGTGCAGACAGGAACTCTGATGAGggcttaaaaatataaaatacctgCTCAACAGCTGCGGTAGACTGGAAATGATTGGTCCATATCCAGGAGCATTGTCATACAGTTCAAATAGAGGTGCTGCCACCAGTTTATAGTTCTTGGGAACGGCAAACAGCGCTGCAGAAAAATGAATCACAGATGGGATCAGAAGCTATGACACCCTCATACCTTTTTCTCGAGCAGATTTTAATGTTCAAATACATTTCACAAGACACACATCATTCATACTGACCTTTTTCCTGCAGCTGAACCAGGAATAGTTTCTTGTGCTCTTTAGGCTTGGTAATGTGAGCTGGAATATAGGGATACTGCAAGACAGAAGACTCACAATCAGTTCAAAATAGCAGGAATGAGCCACATGATGACTGACTCATCAAATTCCTGCCTTCTGCTACACATTAGTTATGAATTAAACAAATATAAGACAAGTCCCTCTCACCAGTCATTTGaatctaaataaattaagttACATCAATCAAGAAAGAttttgaaagagaaagaaggttttataattttatagtCGTACCAACAGTAAATGTGACCACAGGTCTCATAATCCTAAAAGAATTTAATTtccaaatgataaaaacatattttgtagACACTGGCTGCTAAAACACACTGACATATCATtgaatatttatcatttaatataactatttttcattaatttgattATGTAAATCCTCTACTCACCTGTGGAGGCTCAAAATTGGGGCGCCACCAGTTGCCAATACAGTCATCAATCACCCAGTCCTGCTTCACGCCATCCTGTCGTCCAAGGATCTAATATTCAAACACATGTTAGTTCATGTAGAGTCAGACACCTTCACAGCAGCAAGATGCTTAAACTGAGCCGTGATGCGGGTCACCTCGGTCATCAGGCGTTTCAGACCCTCCACCTCATCTTCACCCGGACTCAATTCTCCCCCAGGTCTGTTGGAGCAAAGACAACGGTCAGACATTGCTTCAAACTGCTGAGcaatatttcacaataaagaCTCACAGTTTGAAGAACGTGGTGCCCAGCTGTAGCAGTAACACGTGAGGTAGCCTGTGTTCATGAACGATAAGAACTCCCTCCACTGTCCTTCGCATTCCCATTTTATCAAACTCTTCCCGCATCCTCTGGAATCGGGCGGCCACTGAGCTGTCCTTCTCATACAGAGGCTCCTTGGTACCAAATGTGTAGTTTGTGAGAGGATATCTGAGGTACGAAGACACACATGAAGGTCAGGGAGTATGACCAAAACACAGCTGGAAtgtacacattattattattattattattattgtggttAACTTTAagtaaacaacagaaaattgtCCTTTTTGAAAACTCTTATTAATCAGAATTTCCcagaaaataaattactgtCTTCCAACATGCATCTCATGCCTGAACCGAAGTCTAGAAAAGCACACATAATTCATctaatttattaattcattaattttttaatgtaaaaacaaacaacttatAAATAAGGGATCTGAGAACTTGCAGAGACATTTCTCACTATGTTATGACATTTCATagttcaaattaaattatgCAATCAAGTCAGTTGACTAAAAATGACGTAAAAGAAACAGTAAATGTGTTCATCATTTTCTACAATAACTTTTGACTATTTAATATGTGTATTcatgtacagtaatgtaatttttaaaaatgcgaAAGACGGGTTAGTGTAGTGAGAGTTCCTCAGTTTCATGAATgacaatgacacaaacaatcCACAGGTATTGAGCAGAAAACCTGAAAACTAACTGATTCCATACCTGCTAAGTCTTAGTTGATCCAACTAATATTACAACTCTGATCTAAAATTAATGGATTTCTGCagctcaaaatgaaaatgcaatgaTAATATTTGAACTTATCAAAGAAATCATGTGATTTTTAGCAGAACAAACAATACTGTATTCTTAGAGATTAAAACCCTCCACACATTTTCCTGATTTTATAATTAGTCTCATGTTCATTATAAGCAAATCAATTCCTTTGGAACACCAAAGCCCGTCAGTAACAGTCCGTTCAGTGGGACATCCGATGTGTTGCGGAGCTAACCATTAGCTTAAAAGGCTACATCCAGATGAATGAACGAGCGTCACGTTTGAGTGTCGGTTGTCGGTGTCCGTTTACCagcaggtttatttatttaccaaaCGGAAACCATCTGTGTTTTAGAACTCACAGGTTTATGGTCCTCTCCAGCGTGAGCGGCTTCGCGGGCCCGCCGATGTATTTGTTCCCGAACTGAACGGCACTACCGCGCGGCCAGCCGGTGGACGAGCGACTGGGAGGGACGATCGACATCTCCAGAGAGCGCACGACAGGACCGAATCCTCctggaaatgtgttttatctCGGGTGGAAGGTGGTTTTGAAGCTCGTTGGAATATCTTTGCAGAAATTTTTtacaggaaatcaacaacaattCCCCTGGAGTCGCTGCTGCTCTGCCTTCTTCTTCcaggttaagttagggttttCTATGTGACGCGTCCTtccagcgcctcctgctggtgtgGATGAGGCACAGTAAGTTTTGTCACATGACATGGATTTTGCTTGGATTTATCAAATCAGATAAAAAATTGATAGTCATAGTCATAATCAAGGAGGAAAATGTagtgtttaaataaaatctCGTTCCATTTCTTTGAATGTTTCACCATTTCCTACCCACAGTAACAAAAGGTTTCTATTTGCCAGTAATGTTGGGCTGACGGGGTCTGCAAAGTCAAGATGAGTAGTGCATTATGTGATGTATTCCACTCTGGTTTTCAATAGAAACTTGGAGTTCATTTTATCTCGTGAAAACAAACACCTTTTTGCAAGTTTGTTGATAAATTCAACAGAAAACATTGCAAAAGCAAATTAAACCAATTTAAGCTTTAGTTTGGGATGGGGATGTCAGTGTATTTcaaaatatcttcaaaataattatttcaacaTTAATTGTTAAGGTTTGTTACATTTGAATAAGCGGCATAGAAATCAAATTAAGAAATACCATTTGTAATCCGCAAATTTCAAACCTCTGCAAATGCCAGTGATTTCAGAGTACTATATATCATTTTACTAACATTACCTGTAATGAATATATGCATCTAtatacaagacattttaaaccCCGAATGCTTCAGAcaagtgttatttttttcacctTTAAATTGGTTCTTGACAGCAGCAGTAGTTGGAactgtacataaataaatagacaaatGTAGGTCTACCTGCTAACGTTCTCCTGGGCTTTCAGTAGCAACACTTGGTCTTCACATTGCATCAAAAAAGAGTTGGTAAGTGTATCTTGAGTGAAGTACAAAGTATTTAATCAATATAAAAAATGACTCAGTCTGTTCAATATTCCATTTAATAGTCATAACTATGTCTCTTATCCATCTATTGTAAACATGGTGTGGTTTACCACAGTAGTTGTCTTATGGTACATAATCATACGTGCAATGCAAAAGttcaaacataatttaaaaaaaggacaaacaCATTGCTGGATTTGTTGATTACATCACAACAAGGGGATCTCAGTTCTTTGGTCCAGTGGCACACCCTGTGTGGTGTGCTGCTGTAACATGGTGGTCCCTGTAGGAAGTGCCATGGATCATCTATCCCACACCCCCTGTATCCTTTACTGTGGCCTCTCCTGCACCCGTCACAGTAGTTGGTCCCGTATTTTaacaattcatttatttttcaattacttctcatgcactgtcttggtttctTCTGGTTTATGATCCTCTATTACCTTCTCACTGCTCGACGGGACACCATCTTTCCCTGATGCAGGCTCAGCCATTACCAATTCTATTTTCATTCCTTCTTTCACACTTTCCTCTGGCACTTCATTCAGAATCTCTGCGCTGTCGACAGAAGCTGATATATCTTTTCCTTTCTCATTCTCATTCCCAACGTTGCCAACTCTCTTGCTCTCATCTGTTTCCAGTtctttgaccgtttgaaccacCTCAAACGCCTCATCTGCTGTTGAGATAGAAAAATCACGATAATCACAAAGATATCCATCCGTTCAAGCATAAATTATATCATATTGCACAAGTCAAAATTTACCTGTGGCCTTTTTTGCTGGCTCCAAACAGGGTCTTTCTTCAGGATAAACCTGTGAAGATAGTGCTGGACTGCTAACTTGGTCAGTAGAGCTTGAGTTAACTATAGGGGGAAGGCTAGAGATCGTTGGTGTTGGGGCAGTATCGGTGTCATTGGGATAAGGTGGGTCTGAGTCAGTCTGGAGTGGGGAGCTAATTGCAGCTGCAGTTGCTGAACTGGTGGTGGAAGTGGTATCTGCACGGTTTAAACTAGTGGTGGTCGTGGTGGTGTCTGTAGGGTTTGTTTCACTGGAGGAAGTGGAGGGAGAAGAGATATCAGCAGAACTAGGGATGGCTGTCTGACTAACGGCAGAAGCAGAGACAGACTCCACATCATTGGTGGATGTCGGGCTTGCAGTGGCTGTGGTATCAGAGGTGGAactggagggaggaggggctGAGGAAACCAGGGAGGAGGACGAGACCATTGGGGATTCAGGTTTAGCGATATCAACTAAGTCAGAAGAAGGAGATGTTGCTTTAATTACTGATGAAACTAAAGTTACAACACTAGTGGTGTCAGAAGCGACATCATCACTAGATTCAGTAACTGAAGTCGTAGTACCACACGGATCTGACGTAATGGTAGGGGAAAAAGAATCTGTGGCGACAACAGAAGCAGAAGCATGGAGAGTGGCATCAACTGAGACAACACCATTTGGCTCTGGAAAAGTTGATCTAGTTGGTAGATTTGTTGATGTGAAAATTGGGCTTTCATCGCAAGGAACAGAAACAGTTTCTGAGGTGGGAACAGAAGGCAGAGTGACTGTGGTAGGGTTGGACGTGTCCGAATGACTTCGAGGAACGGACTCAGAGGCAGCGGACACAagtgagacagtggtggggaattCTGTGGGTGTTGCTGGGCTCGTAATGGTTGTCGGGGAGCTAGTGGTTGGTAGTTCCATCgtagtagtagtcgtagtagtaatagtagcagtagtagtagcttTAAATTCGGGGGTAGAGGGTTTGTCGTTGAGCTCTGTAACTTTTGTAGGTGTGGCTGATGCAGTAGCATTAATATCAGTGCATATCTCTGTGTCAGAGGTCAGTACAGTACTCGAAGGGGAAGTCGAGACATTAGTTGAGTCTGGGACCGAGCTCGAGATTGTCAGTAGAGTA
Protein-coding regions in this window:
- the nudt21 gene encoding cleavage and polyadenylation specificity factor subunit 5; this encodes MSIVPPSRSSTGWPRGSAVQFGNKYIGGPAKPLTLERTINLYPLTNYTFGTKEPLYEKDSSVAARFQRMREEFDKMGMRRTVEGVLIVHEHRLPHVLLLQLGTTFFKLPGGELSPGEDEVEGLKRLMTEILGRQDGVKQDWVIDDCIGNWWRPNFEPPQYPYIPAHITKPKEHKKLFLVQLQEKALFAVPKNYKLVAAPLFELYDNAPGYGPIISSLPQLLSRFNFIYN
- the LOC137592991 gene encoding uncharacterized protein isoform X2, translated to MELPLGGPALRHYTQSRPRPHRQKLNYRPSRPQETIIESENEVLELMGRVDEGVEEFFTKRVLPTDALTTQDEESIIVHEVVPASSVPCPPQTKTLRRKLGDFFTLKKRRGLKSETSQEGRPKKASIADFIRPLREVGRADKEKDKDRVKEHDKENEKEKAKEHPIAVAGDTADQETPGAPPMRGEGAPPRRALREGKSQSLILLSGSSAAGTTNARNTAKKQFEGQHSFEQKLHLMLQRIGVSKAQPGETQNQEGEMKKAESEGTIIDNKPEAPSTFTKPRTMSASSDTRHQIRASVSAHESAGKPALLPKPVLKPGPPPTTSGRNTPENELAEIQEGDSNTPPEQSPIAAPCLSSSTAPPTTTSPTLLTISSSVPDSTNVSTSPSSTVLTSDTEICTDINATASATPTKVTELNDKPSTPEFKATTTATITTTTTTTMELPTTSSPTTITSPATPTEFPTTVSLVSAASESVPRSHSDTSNPTTVTLPSVPTSETVSVPCDESPIFTSTNLPTRSTFPEPNGVVSVDATLHASASVVATDSFSPTITSDPCGTTTSVTESSDDVASDTTSVVTLVSSVIKATSPSSDLVDIAKPESPMVSSSSLVSSAPPPSSSTSDTTATASPTSTNDVESVSASAVSQTAIPSSADISSPSTSSSETNPTDTTTTTTSLNRADTTSTTSSATAAAISSPLQTDSDPPYPNDTDTAPTPTISSLPPIVNSSSTDQVSSPALSSQVYPEERPCLEPAKKATDEAFEVVQTVKELETDESKRVGNVGNENEKGKDISASVDSAEILNEVPEESVKEGMKIELVMAEPASGKDGVPSSSEKVIEDHKPEETKTVHEK
- the LOC137592991 gene encoding uncharacterized protein isoform X1 — translated: MELPLGGPALRHYTQSRPRPHRQKLNYRPSRPQETIIESENEVLELMGRVDEGVEEFFTKRVLPTDALTTQDEESIIVHEVVPASSVPCPPQTKTLRRKLGDFFTLKKRRGLKSETSQEGRPKKASIADFIRPLREVGRADKEKDKDRVKEHDKENEKEKAKEHPIAVAGDTADQETPGAPPMRGEGAPPRRALREGKSQSLILLSGSSAAGTTNARNTAKKQFEGQHSFEQKLHLMLQRIGVSKAQPGETQNQEGEMKKAESEGTIIDNKPEAPSTFTKPRTMSASSDTRHQIRASVSAHESAGKPALLPKPVLKPGPPPTTSGRNTPENELAEIQEGDSNTPPEQSPIAAPCLSSSTAPPTTTSPTLLTISSSVPDSTNVSTSPSSTVLTSDTEICTDINATASATPTKVTELNDKPSTPEFKATTTATITTTTTTTMELPTTSSPTTITSPATPTEFPTTVSLVSAASESVPRSHSDTSNPTTVTLPSVPTSETVSVPCDESPIFTSTNLPTRSTFPEPNGVVSVDATLHASASVVATDSFSPTITSDPCGTTTSVTESSDDVASDTTSVVTLVSSVIKATSPSSDLVDIAKPESPMVSSSSLVSSAPPPSSSTSDTTATASPTSTNDVESVSASAVSQTAIPSSADISSPSTSSSETNPTDTTTTTTSLNRADTTSTTSSATAAAISSPLQTDSDPPYPNDTDTAPTPTISSLPPIVNSSSTDQVSSPALSSQVYPEERPCLEPAKKATADEAFEVVQTVKELETDESKRVGNVGNENEKGKDISASVDSAEILNEVPEESVKEGMKIELVMAEPASGKDGVPSSSEKVIEDHKPEETKTVHEK
- the LOC137592991 gene encoding uncharacterized protein isoform X3; this encodes MELPLGGPALRHYTQSRPRPHRQKLNYRPSRPQETIIESENEVLELMGRVDEGVEEFFTKRVLPTDALTTQDEESIIVHEVVPASSVPCPPQTKTLRRKLGDFFTLKKRRGLKSETSQEGRPKKASIADFIRPLREVGRADKEKDKDRVKEHDKENEKEKAKEHPIAVAGDTADQETPGAPPMRGEGAPPRRALREGKSQSLILLSGSSAAGTTNARNTAKKQFEGQHSFEQKLHLMLQRIGVSKAQPGETQNQEGEMKKAESEDTRHQIRASVSAHESAGKPALLPKPVLKPGPPPTTSGRNTPENELAEIQEGDSNTPPEQSPIAAPCLSSSTAPPTTTSPTLLTISSSVPDSTNVSTSPSSTVLTSDTEICTDINATASATPTKVTELNDKPSTPEFKATTTATITTTTTTTMELPTTSSPTTITSPATPTEFPTTVSLVSAASESVPRSHSDTSNPTTVTLPSVPTSETVSVPCDESPIFTSTNLPTRSTFPEPNGVVSVDATLHASASVVATDSFSPTITSDPCGTTTSVTESSDDVASDTTSVVTLVSSVIKATSPSSDLVDIAKPESPMVSSSSLVSSAPPPSSSTSDTTATASPTSTNDVESVSASAVSQTAIPSSADISSPSTSSSETNPTDTTTTTTSLNRADTTSTTSSATAAAISSPLQTDSDPPYPNDTDTAPTPTISSLPPIVNSSSTDQVSSPALSSQVYPEERPCLEPAKKATADEAFEVVQTVKELETDESKRVGNVGNENEKGKDISASVDSAEILNEVPEESVKEGMKIELVMAEPASGKDGVPSSSEKVIEDHKPEETKTVHEK